Proteins encoded by one window of Methanocalculus alkaliphilus:
- a CDS encoding Ig-like domain-containing protein — translation MGIRLIVLILLLIIAAPALASVTPDTVLIQSDTEWLIAGSTAYATLTATVSTGSSPLPNIPVTFSLDDPAMGTLSAASISTNDQGKATVRFTPSTRSGGARIRVSAGSDPMEEVFIQNIDHGVPKTITNLRYPHEAMVGSTVMISLTLNDQYGNPVNDLHESVTLTANSAGGGSAFPATGSRTITVPVASDGSVSTKFTLDTYPGEHIISIDPSPQGIAGTWISITALAHAYPDVIACTAIPDGNPSTLPADGLSSFEIRYAFYDAYGNRAGNQEIRFIATTDAGIEEHTIKTSSLGEIHINYGPSVTIGTVRITCSPVKKPYLIHTLDLEFVSNEPTAMLLTANPQMIASHDVDSEIKSEIRAKVIDDKGNPVSGEIVSFELLSIDSDEYVMTVQPHLETITGITDQNGIAIARFTPGAFITDQTAEGYTTAATGKATIHAIWRDQVDTVAITWKNYPYLSISSVVEPEKVSVNEIVNVTIKITGDGWALRPDPIDAVLCIDRSGSMFFDYPDRMVWTMDAAVAFNQALADGDDRVGLVSFGTKGLAIVDPGHYYYSAWAGVDGAATTDWEEYAAQYYPGSPWSYNDHATLDVPLTDERATVDTAIRSLVPNGGTPMRAGLYQAIHELVTNGRPDAVRAVVLLGDGDYNWYGDPLARGPSSSYPTSSSRFYDLTPYHYHIPGLSDAHQNLSVYASDHNITIYSIAFSDDITEAGQTTLQILAESTGGKYYYAPTGGDLASIYADIAGELSTEAGVNTALRLSHESVLINNEMIAGGGPDGAFTYIPKTMVRSWRNDEVIIPEYFVDQSQEWHGSPAPLYSLVFDVGTIHLNQVWEVRYSLMARKGGNINIFNSNSMVTFENAPDEGLGIPTTYLTVIPSMEVAGLQNHPLKIINLRPTSPGHISTTLPVTWDLEYSGSGEVTQQIWYAVVDPMIHATLGFNGPYQWELSGIEDGSARKTTLGVAGKNGLCLIRIDASAPGSPDDRAEIAVPIGTASGQAYIKIE, via the coding sequence ATGGGTATACGCCTCATTGTGCTCATCCTCCTGCTTATCATAGCAGCACCTGCTCTGGCATCGGTCACTCCGGATACCGTCCTCATTCAATCAGATACAGAGTGGCTCATTGCAGGGTCGACAGCGTATGCAACCCTCACAGCAACCGTCAGCACCGGGTCCTCGCCCCTCCCGAACATTCCAGTCACCTTCTCCCTTGATGATCCCGCAATGGGAACGCTCAGTGCCGCCTCTATATCGACGAATGACCAGGGGAAAGCAACTGTACGGTTCACCCCTTCAACACGCAGTGGTGGTGCCAGGATCAGGGTCTCTGCCGGATCTGATCCCATGGAAGAGGTGTTCATTCAGAATATTGATCACGGCGTTCCAAAGACCATCACGAATCTCAGATATCCCCATGAGGCAATGGTTGGCTCAACTGTTATGATATCGCTCACACTCAACGATCAATACGGCAACCCTGTCAATGATCTCCATGAATCCGTCACCCTGACCGCAAATTCTGCGGGTGGAGGATCAGCTTTTCCTGCAACAGGGAGCCGGACCATCACCGTCCCCGTCGCCTCGGATGGATCCGTCAGCACGAAGTTCACCCTCGACACGTATCCTGGTGAACATATCATATCCATCGATCCCTCGCCTCAGGGAATTGCCGGCACGTGGATCTCTATTACGGCTCTGGCTCATGCGTACCCGGATGTGATCGCCTGCACCGCTATTCCTGATGGAAACCCTTCGACACTTCCGGCAGATGGGCTCTCATCTTTCGAGATTAGATATGCTTTTTATGATGCCTATGGGAATCGTGCAGGAAACCAGGAGATCCGGTTTATTGCTACAACTGATGCAGGAATTGAAGAGCATACAATAAAAACGAGTTCTCTTGGTGAAATCCATATCAATTATGGTCCGTCTGTTACAATCGGCACCGTTAGGATAACCTGCAGTCCGGTAAAAAAACCGTATCTGATCCATACACTCGATCTTGAGTTTGTAAGTAATGAGCCGACAGCGATGCTTCTCACCGCAAATCCCCAGATGATCGCCAGTCATGATGTTGATTCGGAAATAAAAAGCGAGATACGGGCAAAAGTCATCGATGATAAGGGAAATCCGGTCAGCGGTGAGATCGTTAGTTTTGAGCTCCTCTCCATTGATTCTGATGAATACGTTATGACCGTCCAGCCACACCTTGAAACTATAACCGGTATAACCGATCAGAATGGTATCGCCATTGCACGTTTTACGCCCGGTGCCTTCATAACAGATCAAACTGCTGAAGGATATACTACTGCTGCAACCGGAAAAGCTACCATACATGCAATATGGCGTGATCAGGTGGATACGGTTGCCATCACCTGGAAGAATTATCCATACCTTAGTATTAGTTCAGTGGTTGAACCTGAGAAGGTCTCTGTCAACGAAATAGTGAACGTGACGATCAAAATCACCGGAGATGGGTGGGCGCTCCGTCCGGATCCTATTGATGCAGTTCTCTGTATTGATCGATCGGGAAGTATGTTCTTTGACTATCCTGATCGGATGGTCTGGACGATGGATGCGGCAGTTGCGTTTAACCAGGCGCTGGCTGACGGAGACGACAGAGTAGGTCTCGTATCTTTTGGAACAAAAGGTCTTGCAATTGTTGATCCTGGCCATTATTACTACTCGGCCTGGGCTGGGGTTGATGGTGCCGCAACGACTGACTGGGAAGAGTATGCAGCACAATACTATCCTGGGAGCCCATGGAGTTACAATGATCATGCAACCCTTGATGTACCATTGACGGATGAGAGGGCGACCGTTGATACAGCAATTCGCTCTCTGGTTCCAAATGGCGGTACGCCAATGCGCGCAGGCCTCTACCAGGCAATCCATGAACTTGTTACAAATGGAAGGCCTGATGCGGTCAGGGCGGTGGTTCTTCTTGGTGATGGTGATTACAACTGGTATGGTGATCCCCTTGCACGCGGTCCATCGTCCTCATACCCGACGAGCTCATCGCGCTTTTATGACCTGACCCCCTATCATTATCATATACCCGGGCTATCCGATGCTCATCAGAATCTCTCCGTATATGCTTCCGATCATAACATTACCATCTACTCAATTGCTTTTTCTGATGACATAACCGAAGCAGGTCAAACAACCTTACAGATCCTTGCAGAATCAACCGGTGGTAAGTACTATTATGCCCCCACTGGCGGTGATCTTGCCTCAATTTATGCCGATATCGCTGGCGAACTTTCCACCGAGGCGGGGGTGAATACGGCACTCCGGCTCTCGCATGAATCCGTTTTGATTAATAATGAGATGATTGCCGGAGGTGGGCCAGATGGTGCATTTACATATATTCCAAAAACGATGGTCAGGAGCTGGCGTAATGATGAGGTTATCATCCCCGAATACTTCGTGGATCAGAGTCAGGAATGGCATGGATCACCTGCTCCTCTATACAGTCTTGTATTTGATGTTGGTACTATCCATTTAAATCAGGTCTGGGAGGTTCGTTACAGCCTCATGGCCCGTAAAGGCGGGAATATCAATATCTTCAATTCCAATTCTATGGTAACATTTGAAAATGCTCCAGATGAAGGACTTGGTATTCCAACAACATACCTCACTGTCATTCCGTCAATGGAGGTCGCAGGGCTGCAAAACCATCCTCTAAAAATTATTAATCTCAGGCCCACGTCACCAGGCCATATCAGTACAACCCTCCCTGTCACATGGGATCTTGAATACTCCGGATCCGGCGAGGTCACCCAGCAGATCTGGTATGCCGTCGTTGATCCGATGATTCATGCAACTTTGGGATTCAACGGGCCATACCAATGGGAACTTTCCGGGATAGAGGATGGATCCGCACGCAAAACTACTCTTGGTGTGGCTGGAAAGAACGGTCTCTGTCTCATCAGGATTGATGCCTCGGCCCCCGGATCGCCGGATGACAGGGCTGAGATAGCCGTCCCGATCGGTACCGCCTCAGGACAGGCGTATATAAAAATTGAGTGA